The proteins below are encoded in one region of Shewanella algae:
- a CDS encoding thioredoxin family protein: MLNIETLEQLKQLLESQPAVLLLFGGEHCGVCQALKPRISAMLTDEYPLLQAAYIDCQGPGQQLSAQMSIFSLPVVQVYFDGEKFAELQRVFSLADLREAIDRPYRLSFES, encoded by the coding sequence TGTTGAATATCGAAACCCTTGAGCAGCTTAAACAACTGCTCGAAAGCCAACCCGCGGTATTACTGCTGTTCGGCGGCGAGCATTGCGGCGTGTGTCAGGCGTTGAAGCCCAGAATAAGCGCCATGTTGACCGACGAGTATCCACTATTGCAGGCGGCCTATATCGATTGTCAGGGCCCTGGCCAGCAGCTATCCGCCCAGATGAGTATCTTCAGTCTGCCCGTGGTGCAGGTCTATTTTGACGGCGAAAAGTTTGCCGAGTTGCAGCGAGTATTTTCTCTGGCGGATCTGCGAGAGGCAATCGACAGGCCCTATCGGCTCAGTTTTGAGTCTTAG
- a CDS encoding dihydrofolate reductase family protein → MKNRVYMAQSLDGFIAGPNGELDWLAAIDNPEGSDLGFAEFMASVDALLMGRNTFEVVAAFDAWPYDKPVFVASNSLKQLPEGFAGKAELICGSATEMLSALHAKGYHNIYLDGGALIRSFIAAALVDELTITTVPVLLGGGIRLFDTLPGSVNLKLVSSQLLLGQLVKNRYQFQRETQA, encoded by the coding sequence ATGAAAAATAGGGTGTATATGGCCCAGAGTCTGGATGGTTTTATTGCCGGACCCAATGGTGAGCTTGATTGGTTGGCGGCAATAGATAACCCGGAGGGCAGCGATCTGGGATTTGCCGAGTTTATGGCTTCGGTCGATGCTCTGCTAATGGGGCGCAACACTTTTGAAGTGGTGGCCGCCTTCGATGCCTGGCCCTACGATAAACCTGTATTTGTTGCCAGCAATAGTCTCAAGCAATTACCGGAGGGTTTTGCCGGCAAAGCCGAGTTAATTTGCGGCTCGGCAACTGAAATGCTCAGCGCCTTGCATGCAAAGGGGTACCACAACATCTATCTCGATGGCGGCGCTCTTATTCGCTCCTTTATTGCCGCCGCTCTGGTCGATGAGCTGACCATTACCACAGTGCCTGTGTTGCTGGGAGGCGGGATCCGGCTATTTGATACCTTGCCTGGTTCTGTGAACTTGAAGCTGGTGTCATCACAGCTGCTGCTGGGGCAATTGGTAAAGAATCGTTATCAGTTTCAAAGGGAGACACAGGCATGA
- a CDS encoding AAA family ATPase, whose product MNQVGTLIFFCGKMGAGKSTLSQELASERRAVCISEDQWLAALFPQEIQNFGDYLKFSARLKLVMSAHIQALLGCGVDVVLDFPANTAVQRHGFKALAEAAGAQHLLVYLEADDELCLERLALRRVQCPERAAFDNETVFRQVSAYFEAPTAEEALSIEVRPA is encoded by the coding sequence ATGAATCAAGTGGGTACCTTAATCTTTTTCTGCGGCAAGATGGGCGCGGGCAAGTCGACTCTATCGCAAGAGTTGGCTTCAGAGCGGCGCGCCGTCTGTATCAGTGAAGATCAGTGGCTTGCCGCTCTTTTCCCGCAAGAGATCCAAAACTTTGGCGACTATCTCAAGTTTTCGGCCCGGCTCAAACTTGTTATGAGCGCACATATTCAGGCCTTACTCGGTTGCGGTGTCGATGTGGTGCTGGACTTCCCGGCCAATACCGCAGTGCAGCGTCATGGGTTCAAGGCCCTGGCCGAGGCGGCCGGAGCGCAGCATCTGCTGGTCTATTTAGAGGCAGATGATGAGTTGTGTCTCGAGCGTCTGGCACTCAGAAGAGTTCAATGCCCGGAGCGGGCAGCCTTCGACAATGAAACCGTCTTTCGGCAGGTTAGTGCCTATTTTGAGGCGCCAACGGCCGAGGAAGCGCTATCGATAGAGGTACGCCCGGCCTGA
- a CDS encoding multidrug effflux MFS transporter has translation MNRNNIWNYSFLYSLVLLVPFDLLASLGMDLYLPAVNDIGTSFKVGREQVQLTLTMYMALLGLGQLLFGPLSDKFGRRPIVVIGAVLYSLSSLAIPLSPNFDYFLGLRLLQSLSASALLVAAFATVRDVFAEREEGVVVYAIMGSVLACVPAVAPFLGALIEKQWHWQGIFYFLGIFAAVVAVHTVFKWPETRPAKTQPFRFNSLFTILGSKTFIGYTLAYATAMGTFFAYFSTSPSVLMDTLSLSKVEFSLWFGSVAIVMILTTRFVKPLVRRWGISGTVFRGLAGLFVSGLILYLCEWLFGVTLLGFMLPMYLIGVNIALTCAVSANGALHAFSASAGLATALYYALESLYLSLMVSVLIKLIPPGTSATIAVYIFISSLLAAGFILLGRRQSK, from the coding sequence ATGAATAGAAACAATATCTGGAATTACTCATTCTTATACTCTTTGGTACTTCTGGTACCTTTCGATCTGCTTGCTTCACTGGGGATGGACTTATACCTTCCGGCAGTGAATGACATCGGCACAAGTTTCAAGGTAGGAAGGGAGCAGGTTCAGCTGACGCTGACCATGTATATGGCACTCCTAGGCCTTGGGCAATTGCTGTTTGGCCCCCTCTCGGACAAGTTTGGCAGAAGGCCGATAGTCGTTATTGGCGCTGTCTTGTACTCATTGTCCAGCCTGGCTATTCCCTTAAGTCCGAACTTCGATTACTTCCTGGGACTGAGATTGTTACAGTCGCTGAGCGCGTCTGCACTATTGGTTGCGGCGTTTGCCACGGTCAGAGATGTATTTGCCGAAAGGGAAGAAGGCGTAGTCGTTTATGCCATCATGGGTTCAGTGTTGGCTTGTGTACCGGCAGTGGCTCCGTTTCTGGGCGCCTTGATAGAAAAGCAGTGGCATTGGCAGGGCATATTTTACTTCCTGGGAATATTTGCTGCCGTGGTTGCCGTGCACACAGTGTTTAAATGGCCAGAAACCCGGCCGGCCAAAACCCAGCCGTTTCGTTTCAATAGCTTGTTCACCATCCTGGGATCCAAGACTTTTATCGGTTATACCTTGGCTTATGCAACGGCAATGGGAACCTTCTTCGCCTACTTTTCCACCTCGCCCTCGGTGCTGATGGATACCTTGAGCCTGAGTAAAGTCGAGTTCAGCCTCTGGTTCGGCTCGGTGGCGATTGTGATGATACTGACCACCAGGTTCGTCAAGCCTTTGGTTAGGCGTTGGGGAATCAGCGGCACAGTGTTTCGAGGGCTGGCGGGGCTATTTGTCAGTGGGCTTATCCTCTATCTGTGCGAGTGGCTCTTTGGCGTTACCCTGCTGGGCTTTATGCTTCCCATGTACCTGATTGGAGTCAATATTGCCTTGACTTGTGCAGTCTCGGCCAACGGTGCTCTGCACGCCTTCTCCGCTTCGGCGGGTTTGGCAACGGCGCTCTATTATGCGCTGGAAAGCCTGTACTTAAGCCTTATGGTCAGTGTGCTGATAAAGCTGATCCCGCCCGGGACCTCGGCCACCATAGCCGTGTATATCTTTATCTCTTCCCTGTTGGCTGCGGGCTTTATCCTGCTGGGGCGGCGGCAGAGTAAATAG
- a CDS encoding DUF2955 domain-containing protein produces MFHSAANSVIRLVFTPVLLLFYLIYSGAAIPVIAPVFVVIFFTLMPSRPQLKVLLKLLVVLLFISFGIVTLGNLLIGTPTGFLLFTWSLMFLSYYRGHQDPKDIIANLTLVIVIFMVVMKQQMSIPLSALPLTLFESFIIAVLATYLGFWLFPGDETNIPPDEASIEGADKNMGKIVFKATATSIVLYALIWAGSSQALLIAITFGSMIKSPITKDSHTFGYHRLITTSVGILFTIPCMLLTSVNAPTFVIIGVTIFSGLQLACFAIRRKTHLTIYQLLFTNFIVLTYQIVNNPSVLSLSSQMVRLASIVAAISIGVLTINLLKSEPKNTH; encoded by the coding sequence ATGTTTCATAGTGCAGCAAATTCAGTCATCAGGCTGGTTTTCACGCCAGTGCTGCTCCTGTTCTATCTCATATATTCAGGCGCCGCCATACCTGTTATCGCCCCTGTATTTGTAGTGATATTTTTTACCCTGATGCCATCCAGGCCACAGCTTAAGGTGCTATTAAAGCTACTGGTAGTACTCCTGTTTATCAGTTTTGGCATAGTAACACTGGGAAATCTGTTGATAGGTACGCCCACTGGATTTTTACTGTTTACTTGGTCACTGATGTTTCTGAGCTATTACCGTGGTCATCAAGATCCCAAAGATATTATTGCCAATTTAACTTTAGTTATCGTCATTTTCATGGTGGTAATGAAGCAACAGATGTCCATACCATTAAGCGCCTTACCATTGACATTGTTCGAAAGCTTTATCATTGCGGTGTTGGCAACCTACCTTGGTTTTTGGCTATTTCCTGGTGACGAGACAAATATCCCGCCCGATGAAGCCAGCATTGAAGGTGCTGATAAAAACATGGGGAAAATCGTCTTTAAAGCAACCGCTACAAGCATTGTGCTTTATGCATTAATCTGGGCTGGCAGCTCACAAGCCTTGTTGATAGCCATAACTTTTGGCAGCATGATAAAATCGCCTATTACCAAAGACAGCCACACGTTTGGCTACCATAGACTTATCACAACTTCTGTCGGCATACTATTTACCATACCATGCATGCTGTTAACCTCTGTAAATGCACCAACTTTCGTGATCATAGGGGTAACTATTTTTTCTGGATTACAATTAGCCTGTTTCGCAATACGCCGTAAAACCCACCTGACTATCTACCAGTTACTGTTTACCAACTTTATCGTATTGACTTATCAAATAGTCAATAATCCAAGTGTATTATCGCTCTCTTCTCAAATGGTTAGACTGGCATCCATTGTTGCCGCAATCTCAATTGGGGTTCTGACCATAAACTTACTCAAGAGTGAGCCGAAAAACACCCATTAA
- a CDS encoding HlyD family secretion protein, with protein MSQAESSSRKLSFFIIGLVFFIWLYSLWADRVTPMTGMARIHSYLVRVAPEVSGNITEVKVRNNQVVESGQTLFEIDSRDYQINLRTAQANLAIAGQNIGASTAAVEVAQAKVIESLAARDNTREQAARITELAAKGVLSKAELDNAIEARDRAQAALNAAEASLVQAKQNLGPEGQDNPQILAAIASLEKAELDLQRTKVIAPSKGIVTNLQLTVGQKASVGSPLLTFIDPRGVWVSALVRENSLEHIRVNQKVKIVMDALPGRVLEGRVESIGWGTGGSNETDQATGFLVANNNSLNAQRYPVNIIFENGNVPGNVRYGSKATVAFLTEQSSFGDWLASIWMNILSVLTYVS; from the coding sequence ATGTCCCAAGCAGAGTCCTCTTCCAGAAAGCTGAGTTTTTTCATCATTGGCCTCGTCTTTTTCATTTGGCTCTATAGCTTGTGGGCTGATCGTGTAACCCCAATGACAGGGATGGCCAGAATCCACTCTTATCTGGTTAGAGTCGCTCCCGAAGTTTCAGGCAATATTACCGAGGTCAAGGTCAGAAATAACCAAGTGGTGGAATCCGGCCAGACTTTATTTGAAATTGATTCCAGAGATTATCAAATCAACTTGCGCACGGCTCAAGCCAACCTGGCTATTGCAGGGCAAAATATCGGCGCCAGTACTGCAGCCGTTGAAGTCGCGCAAGCCAAAGTGATTGAGTCATTGGCGGCGCGCGATAATACCAGAGAGCAAGCGGCCCGAATCACTGAATTGGCAGCAAAAGGCGTATTGAGTAAAGCTGAGCTGGATAATGCGATTGAAGCCAGGGATCGAGCCCAAGCCGCCTTAAATGCAGCAGAAGCCTCTCTGGTACAAGCAAAACAAAACCTTGGTCCTGAAGGGCAAGACAACCCGCAGATCCTCGCCGCAATAGCCAGCCTGGAAAAAGCAGAGTTAGACTTACAACGCACTAAAGTTATTGCCCCTTCCAAAGGTATTGTGACCAACCTACAGCTCACTGTTGGGCAAAAAGCCAGTGTAGGCTCTCCGCTACTTACTTTTATCGACCCAAGAGGTGTCTGGGTATCGGCGCTGGTAAGAGAAAATTCTCTGGAGCATATCCGTGTCAATCAAAAAGTAAAAATTGTCATGGACGCTTTACCGGGTCGAGTGCTCGAAGGAAGAGTCGAAAGCATAGGCTGGGGCACGGGAGGGAGTAATGAAACGGATCAGGCTACCGGCTTTTTAGTCGCAAACAATAACTCCCTAAACGCGCAACGGTATCCGGTTAACATTATCTTTGAGAACGGTAATGTGCCCGGTAATGTTCGTTATGGTTCTAAAGCAACGGTTGCATTCTTAACCGAGCAAAGTAGCTTTGGTGATTGGTTGGCGTCCATCTGGATGAACATTCTGAGCGTTTTGACTTATGTTTCATAG
- a CDS encoding oxidative damage protection protein — protein MARTVNCVYLKKEADGLDFQLYPGELGKRIFDSISKEAWGLWQKKQTMLINEKKLNMMNVDDRKLLEEQMVAFLFEGQEVQIEGYVPPAEDE, from the coding sequence ATGGCACGCACAGTTAACTGCGTCTATCTCAAGAAAGAAGCCGATGGCCTGGATTTCCAACTGTATCCCGGCGAACTCGGCAAGCGCATTTTCGACAGCATCAGCAAAGAGGCCTGGGGCCTGTGGCAGAAAAAACAGACCATGCTGATCAACGAAAAGAAACTGAACATGATGAATGTCGATGATCGCAAACTGCTGGAAGAGCAGATGGTCGCCTTCCTGTTCGAAGGTCAGGAAGTACAGATTGAAGGCTACGTGCCACCGGCAGAAGATGAATAA
- the mutY gene encoding A/G-specific adenine glycosylase: MNKTASFAERIVKWYDLNGRKTLPWQQQKTPYKVWISEIMLQQTQVATVIPYFQKFIARFPDVVSLANADTDEVLHLWTGLGYYARARNLHKAAIKVRDEFQGEFPTDFDSVLALPGIGRSTAGAVLSLSLGQHHPILDGNVKRVLARHGAIEGWPGQKDVENQLWQLTEALTPKAEIQKYNQAMMDIGATICTRSRPACDQCPVARDCKAQLMGRQGEFPGKKPKKAIPAKEAWLLVLEHNGEILLQQRPPAGIWGGLWCFPEFSNRQNLLQAAKELGLAEHSITELPGFRHTFSHFHLDAQPMLLRLKSKVVTDMLLDQGHSAQSKDRVMEPKPCLWYNLNQPSRVGLAAATERVLASLEPSLTKE, from the coding sequence ATGAACAAGACAGCCTCTTTCGCAGAACGTATCGTAAAATGGTACGACTTGAATGGTCGCAAGACTCTGCCATGGCAACAGCAAAAGACCCCATATAAAGTATGGATTTCTGAGATTATGTTGCAGCAGACCCAGGTCGCGACTGTTATCCCCTACTTCCAAAAATTCATTGCCCGTTTCCCCGATGTCGTCAGCCTGGCCAATGCCGACACGGACGAAGTGCTGCATCTGTGGACAGGTCTGGGCTATTACGCCCGCGCCCGTAACCTGCACAAGGCCGCCATCAAGGTGCGTGATGAGTTCCAAGGCGAGTTTCCAACCGACTTTGACTCGGTGCTGGCACTGCCGGGCATTGGTCGCTCAACTGCAGGTGCGGTACTGTCGCTGTCTTTGGGGCAACATCACCCCATATTGGATGGCAACGTCAAACGGGTACTCGCCCGCCACGGCGCCATAGAAGGTTGGCCCGGGCAAAAGGATGTGGAAAACCAACTCTGGCAGCTGACCGAAGCGCTCACGCCCAAGGCCGAGATCCAAAAATACAACCAGGCGATGATGGATATAGGTGCCACCATTTGCACCCGCTCCCGCCCCGCCTGTGACCAGTGCCCGGTCGCCCGCGATTGCAAGGCGCAGCTAATGGGGCGCCAGGGCGAATTCCCCGGTAAGAAGCCGAAGAAGGCGATTCCGGCCAAAGAAGCCTGGCTACTGGTGCTGGAACACAATGGCGAGATCTTGCTGCAGCAAAGGCCACCCGCTGGGATCTGGGGCGGCCTCTGGTGTTTCCCCGAGTTCAGCAACAGACAAAACCTGCTGCAAGCCGCCAAAGAGTTGGGGCTTGCAGAGCACAGCATCACAGAGCTACCCGGTTTTCGTCACACCTTCAGCCACTTTCACCTGGACGCCCAGCCTATGCTGCTGCGGCTAAAGAGCAAAGTAGTCACAGACATGCTGCTGGACCAAGGTCACAGCGCCCAGAGTAAAGACAGGGTAATGGAACCCAAACCCTGTCTCTGGTATAACTTAAACCAACCTTCCCGGGTGGGACTGGCCGCTGCAACAGAGCGGGTATTGGCCAGCCTGGAACCGAGTCTGACCAAGGAGTAA
- the trmB gene encoding tRNA (guanosine(46)-N7)-methyltransferase TrmB — protein sequence MSEVTTAEFNEEGKYLRKVRSFVLREGRLTKGQAQAIEAHWGSMGLDYSPEPLDLNAVFAREADTVLEIGFGMGASLVTMAKEAPELNFIGIEVHKPGVGACLADAGEAGVTNLRVFHHDAMEVLEHAIADNSLARLQLFFPDPWHKKRHHKRRIVQPAFAELVRRKLKIGGVFHMATDWENYSEHMLEVMNAAPGYRNLSSDGTVVPRPDYRPLTKFEARGQRLGHGVWDLMFERTE from the coding sequence ATGAGCGAAGTCACAACGGCCGAGTTTAACGAAGAAGGCAAGTATCTGCGCAAAGTAAGAAGCTTTGTGCTGCGTGAGGGTCGCCTCACCAAGGGCCAGGCCCAGGCCATAGAAGCGCATTGGGGCAGCATGGGGCTGGATTATTCCCCCGAGCCGCTGGATTTGAACGCCGTTTTTGCCCGTGAGGCAGACACAGTGCTGGAGATAGGTTTTGGTATGGGTGCCTCACTGGTGACCATGGCCAAGGAAGCCCCCGAGCTTAACTTTATCGGTATCGAAGTGCACAAGCCTGGTGTGGGCGCCTGTCTTGCCGATGCCGGCGAAGCCGGAGTCACCAACCTGAGAGTATTCCATCACGATGCCATGGAAGTGCTGGAGCATGCCATTGCCGATAATTCTCTGGCGCGGCTGCAGCTGTTTTTCCCCGACCCATGGCATAAGAAACGCCACCACAAGCGCCGCATAGTGCAGCCGGCCTTTGCCGAGTTGGTGCGCCGTAAACTGAAAATCGGTGGTGTGTTCCACATGGCTACCGATTGGGAAAACTACAGCGAGCATATGCTGGAAGTGATGAATGCCGCCCCCGGCTATCGCAACCTTTCCAGCGATGGCACTGTAGTGCCACGGCCGGATTACCGTCCGTTGACCAAGTTCGAGGCCCGCGGCCAGCGCCTGGGTCACGGTGTTTGGGATCTGATGTTCGAACGTACAGAGTAA
- a CDS encoding YggL family protein, which produces MAIRSRRLRKKLRVDEFQELGFDVSWRFADSVSEEQIDPLVDRFIDEVIEPRGLGFHGGGHREWEGIIATQRIGKCTEDDRSAVKAFWEAQPISELEVTELYDIWWS; this is translated from the coding sequence ATGGCTATTCGCAGTCGTCGTTTGCGCAAGAAATTGCGTGTTGATGAATTCCAGGAGTTGGGATTTGACGTAAGTTGGCGTTTTGCCGACTCTGTGTCGGAGGAACAGATAGATCCCCTGGTCGACCGTTTTATTGATGAAGTCATAGAACCTAGAGGCTTGGGCTTCCACGGTGGCGGCCACAGAGAATGGGAAGGCATTATTGCCACCCAAAGAATTGGCAAGTGCACCGAAGATGACAGAAGTGCAGTCAAGGCATTCTGGGAAGCTCAGCCAATCAGCGAGTTGGAAGTTACTGAGCTGTACGACATTTGGTGGAGTTAA
- the glsB gene encoding glutaminase B, translating to MPDEALLEQVLDRVRPLIGQGKVADYIPALARVNANKLGIAVTMADGTTVGAGDYLEPFSIQSISKVFSLTLALTLYEESEIWSRVGKEPSGHSFNSLVQVELERGIPRNPFINAGALVIADLLQSRLGAPKHRMLEVVRRLAGNPHICYDKVVADSEYQHSARNAAIAYLMKSFGNFNNDVDTVLRSYFHYCALKMSCADLSRAMMYLVQGGKALDGKELISPLQSRRLNALLATSGLYDGAGEFAYRVGMPGKSGVGGGIIAVIPGDMSICVWSPELDRSGNSLAGTAALEQLRLAVGRSIF from the coding sequence ATCCCGGACGAGGCCTTGCTTGAGCAGGTGCTCGACAGGGTTCGCCCTCTGATTGGCCAGGGTAAGGTGGCGGATTATATTCCGGCCCTTGCCCGGGTCAATGCCAACAAGCTGGGGATTGCCGTCACCATGGCCGACGGCACCACAGTGGGGGCAGGGGATTATTTAGAGCCTTTTTCCATTCAAAGTATTTCCAAAGTGTTCAGCCTGACACTGGCGCTGACACTCTATGAAGAAAGCGAAATCTGGAGCCGGGTAGGCAAAGAGCCGTCGGGTCACTCATTTAATTCTCTGGTGCAGGTGGAGTTGGAGCGCGGCATTCCCCGTAATCCCTTTATCAATGCCGGTGCGCTGGTCATAGCCGACTTGCTGCAGAGCCGCCTCGGAGCGCCCAAGCACAGAATGCTGGAAGTGGTTCGCCGTTTGGCGGGTAATCCGCATATCTGCTACGACAAGGTGGTGGCCGATTCCGAGTATCAGCACAGCGCCCGCAATGCAGCGATTGCCTATCTGATGAAGTCCTTCGGTAACTTCAACAATGATGTGGATACTGTGCTGCGAAGCTATTTCCATTACTGCGCCTTGAAAATGAGCTGCGCCGATCTTTCCCGGGCCATGATGTATCTGGTCCAAGGCGGTAAGGCATTGGATGGCAAAGAGCTGATATCACCGCTGCAGAGCCGCAGACTCAATGCGCTCCTGGCTACATCCGGGCTTTATGACGGCGCCGGTGAGTTTGCCTACCGGGTCGGCATGCCGGGCAAGAGTGGAGTCGGTGGTGGCATAATCGCTGTGATCCCCGGTGACATGTCCATCTGTGTCTGGTCGCCGGAGCTTGACCGCAGCGGCAACTCACTCGCCGGAACGGCAGCGCTGGAGCAACTCAGGCTGGCCGTTGGCCGCTCAATCTTCTGA